Genomic DNA from Deltaproteobacteria bacterium:
AAAAGAATAATTATCACCTACCCCCCTTCCCTTTGGCTTTTTTTGTTTTTCTTGCTCGAGGAGATTTATTTTTCGTTTCTATGCGCTTGGAAGCCAGGATTTTTTTCACCTCCCTCTTCCTGAGTTTCCGTATGGCCACGAGAGTCGCTTTTTTATTTAAATTTGGGTGAAATTTCCCTTTTTCCCATGAAGCCACAGCGCTCAGGCTTACCCCTGCGAGAATGCCCAGGTCTTTCTGCGAAATCCCAAGTTTTTTGCGCAGGAGGCGAATCCTTTCTGGTGTAAAGCGGGAAGCCTTCGCTTCTTCCATTCTGGCTTCCAATTTCAATTTCTTGCTTTCACCCCTGCGGATCTGCTCCTTAGTCGTTGGCTCTAAAGAATGGAAGTTCTTGGCCAGGTGCGATAGATTAAGCCTTATCTTCCAAACT
This window encodes:
- a CDS encoding helix-turn-helix domain-containing protein, giving the protein VWKIRLNLSHLAKNFHSLEPTTKEQIRRGESKKLKLEARMEEAKASRFTPERIRLLRKKLGISQKDLGILAGVSLSAVASWEKGKFHPNLNKKATLVAIRKLRKREVKKILASKRIETKNKSPRARKTKKAKGKGGR